The Desmonostoc muscorum LEGE 12446 genome includes a region encoding these proteins:
- a CDS encoding LemA family protein, which yields MFIYLIIFIILLFTIYVCLYNNSVIYKKNQVDNAFSSVDVILQKRSDLIPRLVTLAQIYMQFEQQILIEISRLRSRASSKNLSDNSRVAIEDQISRMLSKIIVVIETYPELKTNGHFIQLQYSLSEVEEQLSAARRFYNSAVTEYNNAVEIFPTNIIASWMKYKLKLQFQANLSARNNVIIEINHK from the coding sequence ATGTTTATTTATTTAATTATTTTTATAATTTTATTATTTACTATTTATGTTTGCTTATACAATAATAGTGTAATTTACAAAAAAAATCAAGTTGACAATGCATTTTCTAGCGTGGATGTGATTCTGCAAAAAAGAAGTGATTTGATACCTAGACTTGTTACTTTAGCTCAAATATATATGCAATTTGAGCAACAAATATTGATAGAAATTAGCAGGCTCAGAAGTAGAGCAAGTTCAAAGAACTTGAGTGATAATAGCCGAGTTGCTATAGAAGACCAAATTTCGAGAATGTTAAGCAAAATTATAGTAGTAATAGAAACATATCCAGAATTAAAAACAAATGGCCATTTTATCCAATTACAATATTCATTGAGTGAAGTAGAAGAACAACTTTCCGCCGCTAGAAGATTTTATAACTCTGCTGTAACTGAATATAATAATGCCGTAGAAATCTTTCCAACAAACATTATAGCTTCATGGATGAAATATAAATTAAAATTACAGTTTCAAGCTAATCTATCAGCAAGAAATAATGTAATTATTGAAATCAACCATAAGTAA
- a CDS encoding IS4 family transposase, whose amino-acid sequence MKLLEANPYRDCDFGDKRLTDRAVLIAEALKVKYGHPLSEIFQSASDLKRGYEFFSNPKTTFEKLTQPSFKQTAQEIYGIPIVLAVGDTTYLDYKKILEKRDDYGPTGNGGNGLILHSSLALDPDFGQPLGLLWEKLWHRQHKASPPPEETSTAKKKRLKKERLIAKNRAFKEKESYRWVEVFQKVNKLFKGLEMPDGGLLSRVIHVFDREGDIAEVFALQRKNKNTGVVVRAAHNRCLEGENSYLWEYVTSQKVQFIKEIELPETKKRKERTATLEIRYCPVSINPPSRLKKSGNFNVYALFATEINVPDGCEPITWMLLTSELITTQTEASQILRWYTYRWRIEEYHKILKSGCKAESYRLAGESMSTMLGFLTVIAAQLLRMTYLHRNSPHSSAELVLTKIQMDVLLASTPPKQKKQIQLTVDWAIRAIARLGGYLEHRKNSPIGIQVLWRGWLELETLCQGWLLHENLKSIY is encoded by the coding sequence ATGAAACTATTAGAAGCAAACCCGTACCGCGATTGTGATTTTGGTGACAAACGTCTGACCGACAGAGCAGTGTTAATTGCGGAGGCTTTAAAAGTAAAATATGGTCATCCTCTATCAGAAATATTTCAAAGCGCTAGTGACCTCAAACGTGGCTACGAATTCTTTTCTAACCCCAAAACAACTTTTGAGAAATTGACCCAACCATCTTTTAAACAGACGGCACAAGAGATTTATGGCATACCAATAGTATTAGCGGTAGGAGATACTACTTATCTGGATTATAAAAAAATATTAGAAAAAAGAGATGATTATGGGCCTACGGGCAATGGTGGGAACGGACTAATTTTACATAGTTCTTTAGCACTAGACCCAGACTTTGGTCAGCCACTAGGACTATTATGGGAGAAATTGTGGCATCGACAGCACAAAGCATCTCCACCACCAGAGGAAACATCTACGGCAAAAAAAAAGCGATTAAAAAAAGAACGTTTAATCGCCAAGAATAGAGCTTTTAAAGAGAAAGAATCTTATCGATGGGTTGAAGTTTTTCAGAAAGTAAACAAATTATTTAAAGGTTTAGAAATGCCTGATGGGGGACTACTCTCAAGAGTAATTCATGTCTTTGACCGTGAAGGAGATATTGCAGAAGTATTCGCACTTCAACGTAAAAATAAAAATACAGGTGTAGTTGTCAGAGCCGCTCACAATCGTTGTTTAGAAGGAGAAAACTCTTATCTATGGGAGTATGTAACATCCCAGAAAGTGCAGTTTATAAAAGAGATTGAATTACCTGAAACTAAAAAGCGAAAAGAAAGAACTGCCACCTTGGAGATCAGGTATTGTCCAGTATCAATAAATCCTCCTTCTCGGTTAAAAAAGTCAGGCAATTTTAACGTTTACGCGCTCTTTGCAACAGAAATTAATGTGCCAGATGGATGTGAGCCAATTACGTGGATGCTACTGACAAGCGAGTTAATAACAACACAGACAGAAGCATCTCAAATTCTTCGATGGTATACGTATCGCTGGCGGATAGAAGAATATCACAAAATACTAAAATCTGGCTGTAAAGCGGAAAGTTACCGCTTGGCAGGGGAGAGTATGTCAACAATGTTAGGTTTTTTAACAGTGATTGCGGCACAATTACTGCGAATGACTTATCTACACCGGAATTCCCCGCACAGTTCAGCAGAATTGGTGTTAACAAAAATACAAATGGACGTGCTACTTGCTAGTACTCCACCCAAACAAAAAAAGCAGATACAGCTTACAGTTGACTGGGCAATTAGAGCAATTGCACGTCTCGGCGGATACTTAGAACATAGGAAGAATAGCCCTATTGGGATACAAGTTTTGTGGCGAGGCTGGTTGGAATTAGAAACTTTATGCCAAGGTTGGTTGCTACATGAAAATCTAAAATCAATATATTGA
- a CDS encoding DUF3137 domain-containing protein gives MSTTAPIETLPEEAEPAIEKFTPKTLKEFKVFCQKNLLGELKVFECRRKQALLSIITLHLLFLSFLIITFKLLSMISFDINDYIYIEEPSLFESHSTPIAVLFISTVIVFLFYFFNYLLAFLLVFWIWIFFYSTIFQGSFADFTYKISEKIFAFANQNKNLKYLNYCSKEDSKNTISSFQHSELFKGLINPNNIERDVYIYGKINGIDICFSNIRAELELKHDWTNFLDIIFFMVRRYETIIQSNVIYLFIFSIIRVISLFIFILPFTFSALIFRFIKIISYIINHILRGQNIEYKKFESEVLTNQFTRTNLIFKGLFFKAKLNNNLQTVTIVQPKVIKANIHALNHTKKQLIKLEDPQFAKLFTVYADDQIEARYVLSTNLMDKIVKFRKKTNRNIYISFVDDMIYIAIEEAVENNIFDPNLYKSVLNFAPLREYFETLNLMLGIVEDLNLDRHIWQRAAPN, from the coding sequence GTGTCTACCACTGCACCAATTGAAACCTTACCAGAAGAAGCCGAACCAGCTATTGAAAAGTTTACCCCAAAAACATTAAAAGAATTCAAAGTATTTTGTCAGAAAAATTTATTGGGCGAATTAAAAGTATTTGAATGTCGAAGGAAACAAGCTTTATTATCTATTATTACTCTTCATCTACTTTTTTTATCTTTTTTAATTATTACGTTCAAGCTTCTCTCCATGATATCTTTTGATATCAACGATTATATTTATATTGAAGAACCTTCATTGTTTGAAAGTCACTCTACACCAATAGCCGTACTATTTATCTCTACAGTTATAGTTTTTCTTTTTTATTTTTTCAATTATTTGTTGGCATTTTTATTAGTTTTTTGGATTTGGATATTTTTTTATTCGACAATTTTTCAAGGCTCTTTTGCCGATTTTACATACAAAATATCTGAGAAAATATTTGCTTTTGCAAATCAAAATAAGAATTTAAAATATCTTAATTATTGTTCAAAAGAAGATAGTAAAAATACTATTAGTTCTTTTCAACATAGCGAACTATTTAAAGGACTTATCAATCCAAATAATATTGAACGTGATGTTTATATTTATGGTAAAATCAATGGTATTGATATCTGTTTCTCGAATATTCGCGCAGAATTAGAACTAAAACATGATTGGACTAATTTTTTAGATATTATCTTTTTTATGGTTAGGAGATATGAAACAATAATTCAATCCAATGTAATTTATCTGTTTATATTTTCAATTATACGTGTTATATCCTTGTTCATATTTATTTTACCATTTACATTTAGTGCTTTAATTTTCAGATTTATCAAAATAATTTCATATATAATTAATCATATTTTACGCGGCCAAAATATTGAATATAAAAAATTTGAATCTGAAGTTTTAACAAATCAATTTACCCGAACAAATTTAATTTTTAAAGGATTATTTTTTAAAGCTAAGCTTAACAATAATCTGCAGACTGTTACAATTGTTCAGCCAAAAGTTATCAAGGCTAATATTCATGCTCTTAATCATACTAAAAAACAGCTAATTAAATTAGAAGATCCACAATTTGCTAAACTTTTCACTGTTTATGCTGATGACCAAATAGAAGCACGTTATGTCTTATCTACTAATTTAATGGATAAAATAGTTAAATTTCGCAAGAAAACCAATAGAAATATTTATATTTCCTTTGTTGATGACATGATATACATAGCCATTGAAGAAGCAGTAGAAAATAATATATTTGACCCTAATCTATATAAAAGTGTGTTAAATTTTGCGCCTTTAAGAGAATATTTTGAAACTCTCAACTTGATGTTGGGAATTGTTGAAGACTTAAATCTTGATAGACATATTTGGCAAAGAGCTGCACCAAATTAA
- a CDS encoding ferrochelatase: MVATPEKLQHTHEELSSKDRVAVLLMGYGEVESYEDFANYNEQALNLLTAKFAPVPTWIYPPLAKLLALFDRHEWGHTHHDFISPHNAIFEQQRAGIEKNLQEKWGDKVQVFKAFNFCAPFLPNQVLAEIKNQGFDKLLIYPLLVVDSIFTSGIAIEQVNNALVELTDGEEHWVKAQRYIPSFFNEPAYIDLMAHLVEEKINAGLAAAYLPSQIGIVLMNHGCPHKAKGFTSGITESQALYDLVRDKLINRYPLISVGWLNHDTPLIEWTQPNAHQAASNLIQLGAKVVVFMPIGFATENHETLLDVHHIIHALEKQHPGTNYVQMACVNDHPEFLAIAAQWADAHIAQLLSEETLAVNPQLADHHHHHHHH, from the coding sequence GTGGTTGCAACGCCCGAAAAACTACAACATACTCACGAAGAATTATCAAGTAAAGACCGCGTAGCCGTATTGCTGATGGGCTACGGCGAAGTCGAAAGCTACGAAGATTTTGCCAACTATAACGAACAGGCATTAAATCTCCTGACAGCAAAATTCGCACCAGTACCAACCTGGATTTATCCGCCCCTAGCAAAACTTTTGGCGCTATTTGACCGCCACGAGTGGGGACACACACACCACGATTTTATCTCCCCACACAACGCCATCTTTGAACAGCAACGGGCTGGGATTGAGAAGAATTTACAAGAAAAATGGGGTGATAAGGTTCAAGTTTTCAAAGCTTTCAACTTCTGCGCCCCTTTTCTGCCCAACCAAGTTTTAGCAGAAATCAAAAACCAAGGCTTCGATAAGCTGCTAATTTATCCACTGTTAGTGGTTGATTCTATTTTTACTAGTGGGATTGCGATCGAGCAAGTTAACAATGCTCTCGTTGAGTTGACTGATGGTGAAGAACACTGGGTTAAAGCACAGCGCTACATTCCTTCTTTTTTCAACGAACCAGCCTACATCGATTTGATGGCTCATCTAGTTGAGGAGAAAATTAACGCTGGTTTAGCAGCAGCTTACCTACCTTCTCAAATCGGTATTGTGCTAATGAATCACGGCTGTCCCCACAAAGCCAAAGGATTTACCTCTGGAATTACCGAAAGTCAAGCGCTATACGATTTAGTACGGGATAAGTTGATTAACCGCTATCCTTTAATCTCAGTGGGTTGGCTCAATCACGACACCCCTCTGATTGAGTGGACACAGCCAAATGCACATCAAGCAGCAAGTAACTTGATTCAATTGGGTGCAAAAGTAGTGGTATTTATGCCAATAGGCTTTGCTACGGAAAACCACGAAACTCTGTTGGATGTGCATCACATTATCCATGCTTTGGAAAAACAGCATCCTGGTACAAACTACGTACAAATGGCTTGCGTTAACGACCATCCGGAATTTTTAGCGATCGCCGCCCAATGGGCTGACGCTCATATTGCACAATTATTATCAGAGGAAACTTTGGCAGTTAATCCCCAACTAGCTGACCATCACCATCACCATCACCACCATTAA
- a CDS encoding nSTAND1 domain-containing NTPase — protein MNTLEITIQRKSGDNWPVVVEHSQPGVLLPLRLEGNFQLTDENLQHLTSLLGRVQDYGTFLGKALLRDDVRDGFVRALSHNQETLRVLLFIEAADKELRTLRWERLCAPIDGYWQMLAINQRVPFSFYIPAITDRLFPSIGRRDLRALLLVASPSDSQRYKLDTFDVEATVKSVRSSLGDIPTDVLAAVDDAIGLPTLDELCAHLTDRTKQYTILHFVSHGRVMDDGETVLYWSKADNTVEVVTATRLLERVRVLRGARGLPHLTFLCTCESASPEAEAGLGGLGQRLVRDLGMPAVIAMTEKVTIKTAQALAEKFYQQLRESGEVDSALHEATAALAERGDVTVPALFSRLGGRPLFSDQLDRELTNAEIEYGLGQIVNLLPERSPILEKKFADIAQQLKNTLGADVAALSKEALKEREQALEDIHNLCEEILDINFHGLALDRQPPIYDSRCPFRGLYPFRVENREFFFGREQLITQLQEKLTEHNFLAVLGASGSGKSSVVLGGLIPLLQEKQPDLQLAYMTPSSHPIEKLQTSLSPLQGQCSILVIDQFEELFTLCTDEPERVTFIEKLLSLIPHQKVVITMRADFWGECAIYPNLKDLMEARQKLIGPMDAAELRKAMEMQAAQVGLRFEPGLSNSILDDVQGEPGAMPLLQHALLEMWKRRHGRWLRAVEYEAIGGVNMAIAQTADDVYNTLSSPEQDQVKNIFIRLTRLDENALEGEKRRDTRRRVWLDELIPAGGDLASTKQLVQRLAGEGARLVVTSVDESTNREEVEVAHEALIRYWPRLLKWLDENRINLQLRETIRQAALEWENQQKDENYLVHRGGRLENAQLLAKQSSFLNQVEAEYVNTCVKLRLRQEKEKEAHRRREIRTAWGIAGGAVVALIVSTGLWVHAETQKQHAEITQAQSLARYSLSLLNDNQDLDALVEVIKAANILKKQNLSDPLIIEALQKVVYGVRERNILSGHEGKVTSVVFRSNDQTLASVSDDNTIKLWNVKTGKKEHNLSLPKKVNSVVFSPNGQILAFVSDDNTIKLWNVNFKDHQVLHDLSGGKAKVNSIVFSSNGQMMASVSDDNTIKIWNVKIGKKEHDLSGGKAKVNSVVFSPNGQILASVSDDKTIKIWNVKTGEKEHNLSGHKGKVNSIVFSPDSQIIASASDDKTIKIWNVKTGEKKHDWSGHQDKVNSIVFSPNGQIIASASDDNTARLWYIDKPKKNLSFTRHQDNVNSVIFSHDGEIIASISDDKTVKVWNLNKQELLSFKGGEFGFNSAVFSPDGKIMATPSNDKTVKLWDLEGNKLPIFKGHKKAVTSVVFSPQDQTLATASDDDTIKLWNLDSNKLVTKFKAHNKAVTSVVFSPNGQTLATASDDDTIKLWNLDSNKLVLFTKFKARNNKVIRSVVFSPNGQTLATASDDKTAKTWDLKGKELHTFKGHEDVVRSVVFSPKDQTLATASNDTIAKLWDLKGKELHTFKGHDKKVTSVVFSPDGETLATASDDETIKLWNVKDRKERRTLKGHHGVVIDVVFSPDGKTLATASYDKTIKLWNVKDGKELQTFSGHKASLTSLAFSPDGETLASASYDKTIILWHLDELTLDPLLVSACNWVQDYLKNSEELKEKEADKNICNGISRSHSD, from the coding sequence ATGAACACCCTCGAAATTACCATTCAACGCAAATCAGGAGATAATTGGCCAGTTGTTGTGGAACACAGTCAACCAGGTGTGCTTCTGCCATTGCGATTGGAAGGTAATTTCCAGCTGACTGATGAAAATTTGCAACATTTGACGAGTCTTTTAGGACGGGTACAGGATTACGGTACGTTTTTGGGGAAAGCGCTGTTACGAGATGACGTGCGTGATGGATTTGTCAGGGCACTGAGTCACAATCAAGAAACACTGCGGGTGTTGCTGTTTATTGAAGCCGCAGACAAAGAACTCAGAACCTTACGTTGGGAAAGGCTATGCGCTCCTATTGATGGGTACTGGCAGATGTTAGCCATTAACCAACGGGTGCCTTTTTCCTTCTACATTCCTGCCATTACTGACCGACTCTTTCCCTCTATTGGGCGGCGGGATTTGCGGGCGCTGCTACTGGTGGCGAGTCCATCAGATTCCCAGCGGTATAAATTAGACACTTTTGATGTAGAAGCTACTGTTAAAAGTGTACGTTCGTCCTTGGGAGATATTCCTACAGATGTCCTCGCAGCAGTTGATGATGCTATTGGTTTACCCACTCTAGATGAACTTTGTGCTCACCTAACTGACAGAACAAAGCAGTATACAATACTACATTTTGTCAGCCACGGGAGGGTAATGGATGATGGGGAAACTGTCCTCTACTGGTCAAAAGCTGATAATACAGTGGAGGTGGTGACAGCAACAAGATTACTGGAAAGAGTGCGCGTGTTAAGGGGAGCTAGAGGCTTACCTCACTTGACTTTTCTCTGCACTTGTGAGAGCGCCAGCCCGGAAGCAGAAGCAGGATTGGGGGGATTAGGACAGCGCTTGGTGCGGGATTTGGGTATGCCTGCGGTGATAGCGATGACTGAAAAAGTTACTATCAAGACGGCTCAGGCACTAGCAGAGAAATTTTACCAGCAACTTCGAGAGTCAGGAGAGGTGGATTCAGCTTTACATGAAGCGACAGCGGCTTTGGCAGAACGTGGTGATGTGACTGTACCAGCACTGTTTAGCCGTTTGGGGGGACGACCTTTATTCAGCGACCAGCTTGACCGAGAATTGACCAACGCTGAAATAGAATATGGTTTAGGGCAGATAGTAAACTTATTGCCAGAGCGATCGCCAATTCTCGAAAAGAAGTTTGCAGACATAGCACAGCAGCTAAAAAATACGCTAGGGGCAGATGTCGCAGCCTTAAGCAAAGAAGCCCTCAAAGAACGAGAACAAGCTTTAGAAGACATTCACAACCTCTGTGAGGAAATACTAGACATCAACTTTCATGGTTTGGCATTAGATCGCCAACCACCGATTTATGATTCTCGTTGTCCGTTTCGGGGCTTGTATCCTTTTCGGGTGGAAAACCGCGAGTTTTTCTTTGGGCGAGAACAACTCATTACCCAACTCCAAGAAAAGCTGACTGAACACAACTTTTTAGCCGTGTTAGGGGCTTCTGGTAGTGGTAAGTCATCGGTGGTGTTAGGGGGTTTAATACCGCTGCTACAGGAAAAACAACCTGATTTGCAGTTAGCATACATGACACCAAGCTCTCACCCCATAGAAAAACTGCAAACTAGTCTTTCTCCACTGCAAGGGCAATGTTCAATATTAGTAATCGACCAATTTGAGGAATTATTTACCCTGTGTACTGATGAACCAGAGAGGGTAACTTTCATCGAAAAATTGTTAAGCCTGATTCCACATCAAAAAGTTGTAATTACCATGCGGGCAGATTTTTGGGGTGAGTGTGCTATCTACCCCAATCTGAAAGATTTGATGGAAGCTAGGCAAAAACTAATTGGCCCAATGGATGCAGCAGAATTGCGGAAAGCGATGGAAATGCAAGCAGCCCAAGTGGGGTTACGGTTTGAACCAGGCTTGAGTAACTCGATTTTGGATGATGTGCAAGGTGAGCCAGGAGCCATGCCACTGCTGCAACACGCACTGCTGGAGATGTGGAAACGGCGACATGGTAGATGGTTGCGTGCTGTGGAGTATGAGGCGATCGGTGGTGTGAATATGGCGATCGCTCAAACTGCCGATGATGTTTACAATACCTTATCATCCCCAGAACAAGACCAAGTTAAGAATATCTTTATCCGCTTAACCCGCTTGGATGAAAACGCCCTGGAAGGAGAAAAACGCCGGGACACTAGACGGCGAGTTTGGTTAGATGAACTGATACCTGCCGGTGGTGATTTGGCAAGTACCAAACAGTTGGTGCAACGCTTAGCTGGTGAAGGGGCGCGATTGGTGGTGACGAGTGTAGACGAGTCTACGAATCGTGAAGAAGTGGAAGTCGCTCATGAAGCCTTAATTCGCTATTGGCCGCGGTTGCTCAAGTGGTTAGATGAAAATCGCATCAATTTACAACTACGAGAAACTATCCGTCAGGCGGCTTTGGAATGGGAAAACCAGCAAAAAGATGAGAATTATCTGGTGCATCGGGGTGGAAGATTAGAAAATGCCCAATTATTAGCGAAACAATCCAGCTTTTTGAACCAGGTGGAAGCTGAGTATGTTAATACTTGCGTGAAATTGCGACTGCGCCAGGAAAAGGAAAAAGAGGCGCATCGTCGTCGGGAAATCAGAACAGCTTGGGGAATAGCTGGGGGAGCAGTGGTAGCTTTGATTGTTAGTACTGGCTTGTGGGTGCACGCGGAAACTCAGAAACAACATGCAGAAATTACTCAAGCTCAATCACTAGCTCGTTATTCTTTATCACTCCTTAATGATAATCAAGATTTAGATGCACTTGTCGAAGTAATTAAGGCAGCCAATATCTTAAAAAAACAAAACTTATCCGACCCCTTGATTATAGAAGCGTTACAGAAAGTAGTTTATGGAGTCAGAGAGCGCAACATATTGAGTGGGCATGAGGGAAAGGTGACAAGTGTTGTCTTCAGATCTAATGATCAAACCCTAGCCTCTGTTAGTGATGACAACACCATTAAGCTTTGGAATGTCAAAACTGGCAAAAAAGAGCATAATTTGAGTCTACCTAAAAAGGTTAATAGCGTTGTTTTTAGCCCTAATGGTCAAATCCTGGCTTTTGTTAGTGATGACAACACCATTAAACTTTGGAATGTCAATTTCAAAGATCATCAAGTTCTGCATGATTTGAGTGGGGGTAAGGCAAAGGTTAATAGCATTGTCTTTAGCTCTAATGGTCAAATGATGGCTTCTGTTAGTGATGACAACACCATTAAAATTTGGAATGTCAAAATTGGCAAAAAAGAGCATGATTTGAGTGGGGGTAAGGCAAAGGTTAATAGCGTTGTCTTTAGCCCTAATGGTCAAATTCTGGCTTCTGTTAGTGATGACAAGACCATTAAAATTTGGAATGTCAAAACTGGTGAAAAAGAGCATAATTTGAGTGGGCATAAAGGTAAGGTCAATAGCATTGTCTTCAGCCCAGATAGTCAAATTATTGCCTCTGCTAGTGATGACAAGACCATTAAAATTTGGAATGTCAAAACTGGCGAAAAAAAGCATGATTGGAGTGGGCATCAAGATAAGGTTAATAGCATTGTCTTCAGCCCCAATGGTCAAATTATCGCCTCTGCTAGTGATGACAACACCGCCAGACTTTGGTATATAGACAAACCAAAAAAAAACCTATCCTTTACCCGACATCAGGATAATGTAAATAGCGTCATTTTCAGCCATGATGGTGAAATTATTGCTTCTATTAGTGATGATAAAACCGTCAAAGTATGGAATTTAAACAAACAGGAACTGCTAAGTTTTAAAGGGGGTGAGTTCGGCTTTAATAGCGCCGTATTCAGCCCCGATGGTAAAATTATGGCTACTCCTAGTAATGATAAAACCGTCAAACTCTGGGATTTAGAGGGTAATAAACTCCCAATATTCAAAGGGCATAAGAAAGCGGTAACAAGTGTCGTCTTCAGTCCACAGGATCAAACCCTGGCTACTGCTAGTGATGACGATACCATCAAACTCTGGAATTTAGATAGCAATAAATTAGTCACAAAATTCAAAGCGCATAACAAAGCGGTAACAAGTGTCGTCTTTAGCCCTAATGGTCAAACCCTGGCTACTGCTAGTGATGACGATACCATCAAACTCTGGAATTTAGATAGCAATAAATTAGTCTTATTCACAAAATTCAAAGCGCGTAACAACAAAGTGATAAGAAGTGTCGTCTTTAGCCCCAACGGTCAAACCCTGGCTACTGCTAGTGATGACAAAACCGCCAAAACGTGGGATTTAAAGGGTAAGGAACTGCATACCTTTAAAGGGCATGAGGATGTGGTAAGAAGTGTCGTCTTCAGTCCTAAGGATCAAACCCTGGCTACTGCTAGTAATGACACAATCGCCAAACTCTGGGATTTAAAGGGTAAGGAACTGCATACCTTTAAAGGGCATGATAAAAAGGTCACAAGTGTCGTCTTTAGCCCCGACGGTGAAACCCTGGCTACTGCTAGTGATGACGAAACTATCAAACTCTGGAATGTCAAAGACCGCAAGGAACGGCGTACTCTTAAAGGCCATCATGGTGTGGTTATAGATGTAGTCTTTAGCCCCGATGGTAAAACTCTCGCTACTGCTAGTTATGACAAAACCATCAAACTCTGGAATGTCAAAGACGGTAAAGAACTCCAAACCTTCAGTGGGCATAAAGCCAGTCTCACAAGTCTCGCCTTCAGCCCCGATGGTGAAACCTTGGCCTCTGCTAGTTATGACAAAACCATTATTTTGTGGCATTTAGATGAGCTAACTCTAGATCCGCTCTTGGTTAGTGCCTGTAATTGGGTGCAGGACTATCTCAAAAATAGTGAGGAGCTAAAAGAAAAAGAAGCTGATAAGAATATCTGCAATGGTATTTCACGATCGCATTCAGACTAA